From the Candidatus Cloacimonadota bacterium genome, the window TTTGAATTGTTATTTTAGTATTCATCTCAAAATGAGATTTGTTTTTAATTAAAAATTATGTCAAATCTTTTATCAGATTTTTGTTTATTTTTTATAAATATCACCTCTGGGTCCTGCTTTATAGCAATAAATCAATAATTCTTTACTTCTAATTTCATAAAGAAATCTGTAATTTCCAACCCTTAAGCGAAAATGTCCTTTTTTGTTTATTAAAGGTTTAATATCCAAAAAATTATTAAATGGATTTTTGCCTAATATGTCAAAACGATT encodes:
- a CDS encoding type II toxin-antitoxin system RelE/ParE family toxin; protein product: MYEIKFSRDVFNFLTKRNKNFQKKLVNRFDILGKNPFNNFLDIKPLINKKGHFRLRVGNYRFLYEIRSKELLIYCYKAGPRGDIYKK